The Clostridioides sp. ES-S-0010-02 genome window below encodes:
- a CDS encoding DnaD domain protein, which yields MFFKESNEIDLGEITIPNIFIDIFMPMADGLYVKVYLLGYRQACDITSNPKFDNSSIAKNLNIPLSDVLSAWKFWEEKKIIKIHDNGEYDNFNYSIEFLDLKNFYIENILGNNSSVKSNTDKVVSTSENPSIRKMFNSINKIVGRYLDPSEKISIMDIMNKYNMGPDMILCAYEYVKDKTGTSKPVKYIEGIIRNWYDSNLYTPKDVEDSFLIRSERYILYKTIFNELGFSRQATKSEKELMDAWFDKFDMDMDLIVNACSKSKNIPNPSISYINGIIKNWHEKNIKNLNDLKQKEEERIVKENINKKQINTTQNNNTYKKTKFHNFNETFTQYTSDELDEIIKKSQKEKFK from the coding sequence ATGTTTTTCAAAGAAAGCAATGAAATAGATTTAGGTGAAATCACTATTCCCAATATCTTTATAGATATATTTATGCCAATGGCGGACGGGTTATACGTAAAAGTTTATCTTTTAGGCTATAGACAGGCTTGTGATATTACTTCTAATCCTAAGTTTGACAATAGCTCAATAGCCAAGAACCTAAATATACCTTTGTCTGATGTACTATCTGCTTGGAAATTCTGGGAAGAAAAAAAGATTATAAAAATACATGATAATGGAGAATATGATAATTTTAATTATTCAATAGAATTTTTAGATTTAAAAAATTTCTATATCGAAAATATATTAGGTAATAATTCATCTGTAAAATCTAATACAGATAAAGTTGTATCTACTTCTGAAAATCCAAGTATTAGAAAGATGTTCAATTCTATAAATAAAATAGTTGGTCGATATCTTGACCCAAGTGAAAAAATAAGTATTATGGATATAATGAATAAATACAACATGGGCCCTGATATGATACTTTGTGCTTATGAATATGTTAAAGATAAAACTGGTACATCTAAACCAGTTAAATACATCGAAGGCATTATTAGAAACTGGTATGATTCAAATTTATATACCCCAAAAGATGTTGAAGACAGCTTCTTGATTAGAAGTGAACGATATATTTTATATAAAACTATTTTCAATGAATTGGGATTTTCAAGACAAGCAACGAAATCAGAAAAAGAACTCATGGATGCTTGGTTTGATAAATTTGACATGGATATGGACTTAATAGTAAATGCATGTTCTAAATCTAAGAATATACCAAACCCAAGTATATCTTATATAAATGGAATAATTAAAAATTGGCACGAAAAAAATATAAAAAATTTAAATGATTTAAAGCAAAAAGAGGAAGAACGTATAGTTAAGGAGAATATTAATAAGAAGCAGATTAATACTACTCAAAACAACAATACTTACAAGAAAACTAAGTTTCATAATTTCAACGAAACATTTACTCAATATACATCTGATGAACTCGATGAAATTATTAAAAAAAGTCAAAAAGAAAAGTTTAAGTAG
- a CDS encoding ATP-binding protein — MNEDKIRKILAKYANKRDKNELLLEHRKNEVYNRIPEIKSIDDDISKIGLNLAKTVLLNPKSKDEIVNESKKTIESLKLRKEELLVKNSISLDYLEIKFQCDSCKDKGFLPNGEKCSCLKQEIVNEAYKMSNLDRILSQENFSNFNLNIFSPKKSPDGEISPRENMLNNLSICENFVHDFKVDNSENLLFYGSTGLGKTYMCNCIAKELLDKGNVVIYQTSFRILDILEDYKFRRDPNNQISEENYKNLFDCDLLIIDDLGTELNNSFTSGEIFNIVNTRLVAGKKIIISTNLTPSQIGNTYTQRILSRILDKFRILEFTGDDLRWERFK, encoded by the coding sequence ATGAATGAAGATAAAATAAGAAAAATACTGGCTAAATATGCCAATAAAAGAGATAAAAATGAGCTACTATTGGAACATAGAAAAAATGAGGTCTATAATAGAATTCCTGAGATAAAATCTATAGATGATGATATTTCTAAAATAGGTCTTAACTTAGCTAAAACAGTTCTTTTAAATCCTAAATCTAAAGATGAAATTGTAAATGAGTCTAAGAAAACTATAGAATCTTTAAAATTGAGAAAAGAAGAACTTTTAGTTAAAAACAGCATATCTCTTGATTACTTAGAAATAAAGTTTCAATGTGACTCTTGTAAAGACAAAGGATTTTTACCTAATGGTGAAAAATGTTCTTGTCTAAAACAAGAAATTGTAAATGAGGCTTATAAAATGTCTAATTTAGATAGAATTTTAAGTCAGGAAAATTTTTCGAATTTTAACTTGAATATATTTTCTCCTAAGAAGAGTCCTGATGGAGAAATATCTCCAAGAGAAAATATGTTAAATAATCTAAGTATCTGCGAAAATTTTGTTCATGACTTTAAGGTAGATAATAGTGAAAACTTATTGTTTTATGGTTCTACTGGACTAGGTAAAACATATATGTGTAACTGTATTGCAAAAGAATTGTTAGACAAAGGTAATGTTGTAATTTATCAAACATCTTTTAGAATTTTAGATATTCTTGAAGACTATAAATTTAGAAGAGACCCAAACAATCAAATAAGTGAAGAAAATTATAAAAACTTGTTTGATTGTGATTTATTAATAATAGATGACCTTGGTACTGAACTTAATAATTCTTTTACTAGTGGAGAAATTTTCAATATTGTAAACACAAGACTTGTTGCTGGTAAAAAGATTATTATATCAACCAACTTAACACCATCTCAAATAGGAAATACTTATACTCAAAGAATTCTATCTAGGATTTTAGATAAGTTTAGAATTTTAGAATTTACTGGAGATGATTTGAGATGGGAGAGATTTAAATAA
- a CDS encoding 50S ribosomal protein L9 — protein MKVILLKDVKGTGKKGEMKEVSDGYARNFLFPKKMAVQADSVAIKELNEKNKSKEIKAQKEYEEAVLLGKQMEEINIEIYSKSGEGGRLFGSITAKEIAEQLKKQKDIDVDKRKILLDEPIRTLGSTFVEIKIHQKVTTKIRVDVKEKQ, from the coding sequence ATGAAAGTTATATTATTAAAAGATGTAAAAGGAACTGGTAAAAAGGGGGAAATGAAAGAAGTAAGTGATGGATATGCAAGAAATTTCTTATTTCCTAAGAAAATGGCTGTGCAAGCAGATAGTGTAGCAATCAAGGAATTAAATGAAAAGAATAAATCTAAAGAAATAAAAGCTCAAAAAGAATATGAAGAAGCTGTTTTACTAGGAAAACAAATGGAAGAAATTAATATAGAAATATATTCAAAATCAGGTGAAGGTGGAAGATTATTTGGTTCAATAACAGCCAAAGAGATAGCTGAGCAATTGAAGAAACAAAAAGATATAGATGTAGACAAAAGAAAGATTTTATTAGATGAACCAATAAGAACTTTAGGTTCAACATTTGTAGAAATAAAAATACATCAAAAAGTAACTACTAAAATAAGAGTAGATGTAAAAGAAAAACAGTAA
- a CDS encoding MBL fold metallo-hydrolase, which yields MLKYCSVGSGSSGNCHYIGYKNTNILVDAGLSGKRITTGLKDIGVDSDKLKGIFITHEHIDHIKGAGILSRKFDIPVFANIKTWCSMKDKLGDIKDKNMKVFENDKTYSLGDVIVRPFSIEHDAADPVGYNFYTENDEKMSIATDIGCITENIKKHLYKSKLVVLESNYDPNMLMMGSYTYALKKRVMSDTGHLSNEDAANFCVELIDKGTESILLAHLSKENNFPELAYETSKGVLASNDIVVGQDVKLDVLSRNDVSNVYKMK from the coding sequence ATGCTAAAGTATTGTTCAGTGGGAAGTGGTAGTAGTGGAAATTGCCACTATATAGGATATAAAAATACTAATATACTGGTAGATGCAGGATTAAGTGGAAAGAGAATAACTACAGGTCTTAAAGACATTGGAGTAGATTCAGATAAATTAAAAGGGATATTTATAACTCATGAGCATATTGACCATATAAAAGGGGCAGGTATATTGTCAAGAAAGTTTGACATACCAGTGTTTGCTAATATAAAGACATGGTGTTCTATGAAAGACAAGCTTGGTGATATTAAGGACAAAAATATGAAGGTCTTTGAAAATGATAAAACTTATTCATTAGGAGATGTTATAGTAAGACCTTTTTCAATAGAACATGATGCAGCTGACCCAGTTGGATATAATTTCTATACAGAAAACGATGAAAAAATGTCTATAGCTACTGATATAGGATGTATAACTGAAAATATAAAAAAACATCTATATAAATCTAAATTAGTGGTATTAGAATCAAATTATGACCCTAATATGCTTATGATGGGTTCATATACATATGCTTTAAAGAAAAGAGTAATGTCAGATACAGGACATTTATCTAATGAAGATGCAGCAAATTTCTGTGTTGAACTTATTGATAAAGGTACAGAATCTATATTGTTAGCACATTTAAGTAAAGAAAATAATTTTCCAGAATTGGCATATGAAACTTCAAAGGGAGTATTAGCATCAAACGATATAGTAGTTGGGCAAGATGTAAAACTAGATGTATTATCACGCAATGATGTTTCTAATGTTTATAAGATGAAGTAG
- the rlmH gene encoding 23S rRNA (pseudouridine(1915)-N(3))-methyltransferase RlmH, with amino-acid sequence MNISIVVVGKIKEKYLKLGIDEFRKRLSKYCKLEIIELDDEKAPENLSAKEMEIIKDKEGKKILGKIKHNSYVIALAIDGKNLSSEELAKTMSDLAVRGNSSLCFIIGGSLGLSDDVLDRADYRLSFSRMTFPHQMMRLILLEQIYRAYRINNGEPYHK; translated from the coding sequence ATGAATATAAGTATAGTTGTAGTAGGTAAAATTAAAGAAAAATATTTAAAGTTAGGTATTGATGAATTTAGAAAGAGGCTTTCTAAGTATTGCAAGTTGGAAATTATAGAGTTAGATGATGAAAAAGCTCCCGAAAATTTAAGTGCTAAGGAAATGGAAATTATAAAAGATAAAGAGGGAAAGAAGATTTTAGGTAAGATAAAGCATAACAGCTATGTTATAGCTCTTGCTATTGATGGAAAGAATTTGTCTTCTGAAGAACTGGCTAAGACTATGAGCGATTTAGCAGTTAGAGGTAACAGTAGTCTTTGTTTTATAATTGGAGGTTCTTTAGGGCTTTCTGATGATGTTTTGGATAGGGCTGATTATAGATTATCTTTTTCTAGGATGACTTTTCCTCATCAGATGATGAGGTTGATATTGTTAGAGCAGATTTATAGGGCTTATAGGATAAATAATGGAGAACCGTATCACAAGTAA
- the dnaB gene encoding replicative DNA helicase encodes MEDMTRIPPHSVESEQSILGSILLDKDAIITVTETIRPGDFYKEAHKIIYECMITLSNKGEPIDLITLTEELRKQGHLNDIGGISYITSLSTIVPTTSNVKYYADIVKEKSVLRKLIKASNEIINLGYSGATKIEDVLEQAEKRIFDISQEKTSDDFKSINLVLMDAYDMIEKLYTNKSDVTGITTGFKDLNKKINGLQRTDLILVAARPAMGKTAFSLNLVQNAALKGDASVAVFSLEMSKEQLVQRMLSSQSSVELKKIKTGTLNDNDWPRIIDAMAVLSDAKIHIDDTPGIKISELRSKCRKLKIEKGLDLVLIDYLQLMEGEGNNESRQQEISKISRSLKVLAKELNCPVVALSQLSRAPEQRADHRPMLSDLRESGAIEQDADIVMFLYRDEYYHADSESKNIGEIIIAKNRHGETGSVELVWLGEVQRFGDKLRDL; translated from the coding sequence ATGGAAGACATGACGAGAATTCCTCCTCACAGTGTAGAATCAGAGCAGTCAATATTAGGTTCTATACTGCTAGACAAAGATGCTATAATAACAGTTACAGAAACTATAAGGCCTGGTGACTTCTATAAAGAGGCTCACAAAATAATATATGAATGTATGATAACTTTAAGCAATAAAGGTGAGCCTATAGACTTAATAACATTGACAGAAGAGCTAAGAAAACAAGGGCATCTTAATGATATTGGAGGAATCAGTTATATTACAAGTCTTTCTACAATAGTGCCAACAACTTCAAATGTAAAATACTATGCTGATATAGTAAAAGAAAAGTCTGTACTTAGAAAGCTTATAAAAGCATCTAATGAAATAATAAATCTAGGATATAGTGGAGCAACGAAAATTGAAGATGTTTTGGAACAAGCTGAAAAGAGAATATTTGATATATCACAGGAAAAAACTAGTGACGATTTTAAATCTATAAACTTAGTTTTGATGGATGCCTATGATATGATAGAAAAATTATATACAAATAAAAGCGATGTAACTGGTATAACTACTGGTTTTAAAGATTTAAATAAAAAAATAAATGGTCTTCAAAGAACAGATTTAATATTAGTTGCGGCAAGACCTGCAATGGGTAAAACGGCCTTTTCTTTAAATTTAGTACAAAATGCAGCTTTAAAAGGAGATGCTTCTGTAGCTGTGTTTAGTTTAGAGATGTCAAAAGAACAGTTAGTACAACGTATGCTATCTTCGCAATCTAGTGTAGAATTGAAAAAGATAAAGACTGGAACACTTAATGATAATGATTGGCCTAGGATTATAGATGCAATGGCAGTACTGTCAGATGCAAAAATACACATAGATGATACTCCTGGAATAAAAATATCAGAATTAAGGTCAAAGTGCAGAAAGTTAAAGATAGAAAAAGGTCTAGATTTAGTGCTTATAGATTATCTTCAACTTATGGAAGGTGAAGGTAATAATGAAAGTAGACAACAAGAAATATCTAAAATATCAAGGTCATTAAAAGTATTAGCAAAAGAATTAAATTGTCCTGTAGTAGCATTATCTCAGTTATCACGTGCCCCAGAGCAAAGAGCAGACCATAGACCTATGTTATCTGATTTAAGAGAATCTGGAGCAATTGAGCAGGATGCAGATATAGTTATGTTTTTGTATAGAGATGAATACTATCATGCTGATTCTGAGAGTAAAAATATAGGAGAAATAATAATAGCAAAAAATAGACATGGTGAAACTGGTTCTGTGGAACTAGTTTGGCTTGGTGAGGTTCAAAGATTTGGGGATAAGTTGAGAGACCTATAA
- a CDS encoding M1 family metallopeptidase, whose product MVIKFNQKVRRTLSVAILFMVLIIGCFIEKDDSLETYKEKSNSKINQYNMDVIFDDETKRLMCNQSVEYINKTKSNMDKIYFHIYPNAFSKKEFAPFEKDEMTRAYPNGFNEGYIDIKNILNNSSKMEYKIKGDKNDILEIELGKELKPNEKISLDIKYNVKIPNSVGRFGYGENTINITNWFPIACVNDERGWNLKSYETIGDPFYSETSDFHVKLLIPNKYKIAHTGKLVNDKHDNKKMLYEIEAENVRDFAFILSSKFDVNKVDSKGVAISTYNLNKKLSSRATEIAKDSINIFSELFGKYPYKEYSVVASDFFIGGMEYPMLVMIDQSLYNEKNEFLLEYVIAHETAHQWWYSAVGNDEISEPWLDEALTEYSTIVYFEQKYGKEMANKLIKTMQIQTKSYLSENIFKPSNEYKNSTEYSLNVYTKGATAFNEVRKEVGDKVFFETLNEYYNKYKHKNANGRAFVELWNSKGVDINKIISEYK is encoded by the coding sequence TTGGTTATAAAATTCAACCAAAAAGTAAGAAGAACATTATCAGTAGCAATTTTATTTATGGTACTAATAATAGGTTGCTTCATAGAAAAGGATGACAGTTTAGAAACGTACAAAGAAAAATCTAATTCAAAGATAAATCAATATAATATGGATGTTATATTTGATGATGAAACTAAGAGGTTAATGTGCAATCAGAGTGTTGAGTACATAAATAAGACAAAATCAAACATGGATAAAATATATTTCCATATATATCCGAATGCTTTTTCTAAAAAAGAATTTGCTCCTTTTGAAAAAGATGAGATGACAAGAGCTTATCCTAATGGATTCAATGAAGGATATATAGATATAAAAAACATACTAAATAATAGCAGTAAAATGGAATATAAAATCAAAGGAGATAAAAATGATATACTAGAAATAGAATTGGGGAAAGAGTTAAAGCCAAATGAAAAGATATCTCTGGATATAAAATATAACGTAAAAATACCAAACTCAGTGGGAAGATTTGGATATGGAGAAAACACTATAAATATTACTAATTGGTTTCCTATAGCTTGTGTTAATGATGAAAGAGGATGGAATCTAAAGAGTTATGAAACTATTGGGGACCCATTTTATAGTGAAACTAGTGATTTTCATGTGAAACTATTGATTCCAAATAAGTATAAGATTGCTCATACAGGTAAACTTGTTAATGACAAACATGATAACAAGAAAATGTTGTATGAGATAGAAGCTGAAAACGTTAGGGATTTTGCATTTATATTAAGTAGTAAATTTGATGTAAATAAAGTTGATTCAAAAGGTGTAGCTATTAGTACATACAATTTAAATAAGAAACTTTCTAGCAGAGCAACAGAGATTGCAAAAGATTCAATAAATATATTTAGTGAGTTGTTTGGCAAATACCCATATAAAGAATATTCTGTTGTAGCAAGTGATTTCTTTATAGGTGGAATGGAATATCCAATGCTTGTTATGATAGACCAAAGCTTATATAATGAAAAAAATGAGTTTTTACTTGAGTATGTTATAGCACATGAAACAGCACATCAATGGTGGTATTCTGCTGTTGGAAATGATGAAATAAGTGAACCTTGGTTAGACGAAGCACTTACTGAATATTCTACAATAGTTTATTTTGAACAAAAATATGGAAAAGAAATGGCAAATAAACTTATAAAAACTATGCAAATACAAACAAAGAGTTATTTGAGTGAAAACATATTTAAACCATCAAATGAGTATAAAAATTCTACTGAATACAGTTTAAATGTTTATACAAAAGGAGCAACAGCTTTTAATGAAGTAAGAAAAGAAGTTGGAGATAAGGTATTCTTTGAAACACTAAATGAATATTACAATAAATACAAACATAAAAATGCCAATGGAAGAGCTTTTGTAGAGTTATGGAACAGTAAAGGGGTAGATATAAATAAGATTATAAGTGAATACAAGTAA
- a CDS encoding PTS sugar transporter subunit IIC/EAL domain-containing protein, with amino-acid sequence MLKRNFENVEDNKILYSIKQGMILAIPAIMTGSIALVILNLPIKIYQEYIASLFNGEILNMLTFINDSTLGIISLIILLTISYSYGKIYGSKYTVLVPIVAMCSFLVFSHGSEIDSYVEIFKTKWLFTAIIVSITSSMLFVKLTESFITSVKFHTEGADADFNMVVSAIIPFITVVFLFSILRVIVINLIGSSNFQDIFYNLFSNIFNSMGRNLMSALLFIFLMHFMWFFGIHGSNVLDTVAKNLFENGMAININLVNNNQLPTEIFTKTFFDTMVLFGGCGALLCLVIAIFLSEKRINVRKLAKIASIPALFNINEMLVFGIPIVFNYIMFIPFIITPMILTITSYVAMSTGIVPCTVSAVEWTSPIFLSGYMATDSIRGSLLQLFNLCVGVMIYIPFIKMSQNRYIYMFKNNIENLTNLVKKCELTGEQPNILNHSGKIGSISKMLASDLKFAMKKEDIEIFYQPQVNYDGNIVGAEGLLRWRHSIGGFIYPPLVILLAKEEGFLDELGEYIINKACVDLKKSENLLINPIKFSVNISPDQLNAPNLPEQIKNIIENNNINPNMLGIEITEQVALSGSQIIIDRINAIHDLGIKLIMDDFGMGHSSLVYLQNNNFDIVKLDGSLVKEILTNKRSSEIIMSIVNLSKNLDFDIIVEYVENLNQRDKLYDLGCEIYQGYYYSKAIPFEEFIDYANRELAK; translated from the coding sequence TTGCTAAAAAGAAATTTCGAAAATGTTGAGGATAATAAAATCTTATATTCTATAAAGCAAGGGATGATTTTAGCAATACCTGCTATTATGACTGGTTCAATTGCACTTGTTATTTTGAATCTTCCAATAAAAATTTATCAAGAATATATAGCAAGTTTATTTAATGGTGAGATTTTAAATATGCTTACATTTATAAATGATTCTACCTTAGGAATTATCTCATTAATAATATTGTTGACAATAAGTTATAGCTATGGAAAAATCTATGGGAGCAAGTATACAGTACTTGTTCCTATAGTTGCAATGTGCTCTTTTTTAGTATTTTCACATGGTAGTGAAATAGATTCTTATGTGGAGATATTTAAAACAAAGTGGTTGTTTACAGCTATTATTGTTTCCATAACGTCTTCTATGTTATTTGTAAAGCTCACAGAGTCTTTTATAACAAGTGTAAAGTTTCATACAGAGGGGGCTGATGCTGATTTTAATATGGTGGTTTCAGCTATAATTCCATTTATAACTGTAGTATTTTTATTTTCTATTTTGCGTGTAATAGTAATAAATCTAATTGGAAGTTCAAATTTTCAAGATATATTTTATAATTTATTTTCAAATATATTTAATAGTATGGGAAGAAACCTTATGAGTGCTTTGCTATTTATATTTCTAATGCATTTTATGTGGTTCTTTGGTATTCATGGAAGTAATGTACTTGACACAGTTGCAAAAAATTTATTTGAAAATGGGATGGCAATTAACATAAATTTAGTTAATAATAATCAATTACCAACAGAAATTTTTACTAAGACTTTTTTTGATACAATGGTTTTATTTGGTGGATGTGGAGCTTTGTTGTGTTTAGTAATTGCCATTTTTCTTAGTGAGAAACGTATAAATGTAAGAAAGCTGGCTAAAATTGCTTCAATACCAGCTCTTTTTAATATAAATGAGATGCTAGTTTTTGGGATTCCAATTGTTTTTAACTACATCATGTTTATACCATTTATAATTACACCTATGATTCTAACAATTACAAGTTATGTAGCTATGTCTACAGGTATTGTACCTTGTACAGTTTCTGCAGTAGAATGGACATCACCTATATTTTTAAGTGGATATATGGCTACAGATTCAATAAGAGGAAGTTTGTTGCAATTGTTTAATTTGTGTGTAGGAGTTATGATTTATATTCCATTTATAAAGATGTCACAAAATAGATATATTTACATGTTTAAAAATAATATAGAAAATTTAACAAATTTAGTAAAAAAATGCGAATTAACAGGAGAACAACCAAATATTTTAAATCATAGTGGAAAAATAGGTTCAATATCAAAAATGCTAGCATCAGATTTAAAGTTTGCTATGAAAAAAGAAGATATAGAGATTTTTTATCAACCACAAGTTAATTATGATGGGAATATTGTAGGAGCAGAGGGGTTACTTAGGTGGAGGCATTCAATAGGTGGATTTATTTATCCGCCACTTGTTATACTTTTAGCTAAAGAAGAAGGTTTTTTAGATGAACTTGGAGAGTATATTATTAATAAAGCATGTGTTGATTTAAAGAAAAGTGAAAACTTATTAATAAATCCTATTAAATTTTCTGTAAATATATCTCCAGACCAACTTAATGCTCCTAATTTACCAGAGCAAATAAAAAATATAATTGAGAATAATAATATCAACCCTAATATGCTTGGTATAGAAATCACAGAGCAGGTTGCATTGTCAGGTTCTCAGATAATTATAGATCGAATAAATGCAATACATGATTTGGGTATAAAGCTTATTATGGATGATTTTGGAATGGGACACAGTTCCCTTGTATACCTCCAAAATAATAATTTTGATATAGTTAAGTTAGATGGTTCACTTGTTAAAGAGATACTTACAAACAAAAGAAGTAGTGAAATCATAATGTCTATTGTAAATCTTTCAAAAAACCTAGATTTTGATATAATCGTGGAGTATGTTGAAAATTTAAATCAGAGAGATAAGTTGTATGACTTAGGATGTGAAATATATCAAGGATATTATTATAGTAAAGCTATACCTTTTGAGGAGTTTATAGATTATGCAAATCGAGAACTTGCTAAATAG
- a CDS encoding adenylosuccinate synthase: MKTVAIVGSQWGDEGKGKVIDYLATQADVVVRGQGGNNAGHTLVVEGKKYALHLIPSGVLNPKTVNIIGNGIVFDPKGFLEELEMFKADNINTENIKISDRAHVIFPYHKELDALSEEARGDLKIGTTKKGIGPCYMDKTERSGIRICDLMDKDKFAIKLKAQIEAKNKLVRNIYGKEELFDFEAIYNEYIGYAEQIKKYVADTSVIVYDAVKAGKKVLFEGAQGTLLDLDLGTYPFVTSSHPISGGFAIGAGIGPNMIKDVVGIVKAYTTRVGEGPFVTEQINETGDKIREQGHEFGVTTGRPRRCGWFDAVIVKYAARVNGLTSISFMLLDVLTGFDKIKVCTSYKMDDKIITDFPASLDDLAKCEPIYEELDGWNEDITQVDNFDDLPENAKKYIAKIEELIGVSVDMVSVGPNRAQTIIRKNIFA; this comes from the coding sequence ATGAAAACAGTTGCAATTGTTGGTTCTCAATGGGGAGATGAAGGTAAAGGTAAAGTTATCGATTATCTTGCTACTCAAGCAGATGTAGTAGTAAGAGGACAAGGTGGAAATAATGCAGGTCATACATTAGTTGTTGAAGGTAAAAAATATGCATTACACTTAATTCCATCTGGAGTTTTAAATCCAAAGACAGTGAACATAATCGGAAATGGAATAGTATTTGACCCTAAAGGATTCTTAGAAGAATTAGAAATGTTTAAAGCAGATAATATAAATACAGAAAACATAAAAATTAGCGATAGAGCTCATGTTATATTCCCATACCATAAAGAGCTAGATGCATTATCAGAAGAAGCTAGAGGCGATTTAAAGATAGGTACGACAAAAAAAGGTATTGGACCTTGCTATATGGATAAGACAGAGAGATCTGGAATCAGAATATGTGATTTAATGGATAAAGATAAATTTGCCATAAAATTAAAGGCTCAGATAGAAGCTAAAAACAAATTAGTTAGAAACATATATGGAAAAGAAGAATTATTTGATTTTGAAGCTATATATAATGAATATATTGGGTACGCAGAACAAATAAAAAAATATGTAGCAGATACATCAGTTATTGTATATGACGCGGTAAAAGCAGGTAAAAAAGTGTTATTTGAAGGAGCGCAAGGTACTTTATTAGACTTAGACTTAGGAACTTATCCATTTGTTACATCTTCTCATCCAATATCTGGAGGATTTGCTATTGGTGCAGGTATAGGACCAAATATGATAAAGGATGTTGTTGGTATAGTAAAAGCTTATACTACAAGAGTTGGAGAAGGTCCATTTGTTACAGAACAAATAAATGAAACTGGTGATAAGATAAGAGAACAAGGGCATGAATTTGGAGTAACTACTGGTAGACCAAGAAGATGCGGGTGGTTTGATGCTGTTATAGTAAAATATGCAGCTAGAGTTAATGGATTAACTAGTATTTCATTTATGTTATTAGATGTGTTAACTGGATTTGACAAAATTAAAGTTTGTACATCTTATAAAATGGACGATAAAATAATAACAGATTTCCCAGCTTCTTTAGATGATTTAGCAAAATGTGAACCTATATATGAAGAATTAGATGGATGGAATGAAGATATAACTCAAGTAGACAATTTTGATGACCTTCCAGAAAATGCAAAGAAATATATTGCTAAAATAGAAGAGTTGATTGGAGTAAGTGTAGATATGGTTTCTGTTGGGCCTAATAGAGCTCAAACTATAATAAGAAAAAACATATTTGCTTAG